In Flavivirga abyssicola, the following are encoded in one genomic region:
- a CDS encoding T9SS type A sorting domain-containing protein, which yields MKRYLLSVFLLLSFSCLAQTITSAEYFFNTDPGIGNGTSLSVNSNTGQLVQSFSIATTGLTDGFNTLYIRTLNSDSNWSLYDKQSFYLKNFNTSIIASAEYFFNTDPGIGNGTSLSVNSNTGQLNQVFSIPATSLSEGFHNFYLRTQNSNGDWSLYDRQIIYIKDFDLSPDEVSAAEYFIDSDPGIGNGTSIVFGDASLSSQTLNIDSTGLANGDHLFYVRVQDTNGDWSIYDTALFTIDSSLGVDNNLLSEISLLSNPFENDLSLKIPSNIQILKTKIYNNLGQTVYSSLENKSTLELYNLVCGLYILNLKTNYGNTSFKIIKK from the coding sequence ATGAAAAGATATTTATTAAGTGTATTTTTACTTTTAAGCTTTAGTTGCTTAGCTCAAACTATTACATCTGCTGAGTATTTTTTCAATACAGATCCAGGTATAGGTAATGGAACTTCGTTATCGGTAAATAGTAATACCGGTCAATTAGTACAATCATTCTCAATTGCTACAACAGGTTTAACCGATGGATTTAACACCTTATATATAAGGACTTTAAATAGTGATAGTAATTGGAGTTTGTATGATAAACAAAGTTTTTATTTGAAAAATTTTAATACGTCTATCATTGCATCTGCTGAATATTTTTTCAATACAGATCCAGGTATAGGCAATGGAACTTCGTTATCGGTAAATAGTAATACCGGTCAATTAAATCAAGTATTTTCAATTCCAGCTACAAGTTTATCGGAAGGTTTCCATAATTTTTATTTAAGAACCCAAAACAGTAATGGAGATTGGAGTCTATATGACAGACAAATTATCTATATAAAAGATTTCGATTTATCTCCTGACGAAGTCTCTGCAGCAGAATATTTTATTGATAGTGATCCTGGGATTGGTAATGGTACCTCAATTGTATTTGGAGATGCATCACTATCTTCTCAAACTTTAAATATTGATTCTACAGGTCTGGCAAATGGGGATCATCTATTTTATGTTCGTGTCCAGGATACAAACGGAGATTGGTCCATATACGATACAGCATTATTTACTATTGATAGCTCATTAGGAGTAGATAATAATTTATTATCTGAAATATCATTATTGTCTAACCCTTTTGAGAACGATTTATCTTTAAAAATACCGAGTAATATTCAAATTCTAAAAACTAAAATCTATAACAATTTAGGTCAAACCGTCTATTCCAGTTTGGAAAATAAGTCAACTTTAGAACTATATAACCTCGTATGTGGACTCTATATTTTAAACTTAAAAACTAACTACGGAAACACTTCATTTAAAATTATAAAAAAATAG